CGAGGCGCTTAATACGGACTGGCGTTCATTTCTGGGACATCTAGGAAAGGACTGGCTGTTCCTCTCCTGCGGCGCCTTCCAGGTCCAGCTCCCGGAAATCCGTCTTTTTTCCTTCTCTGCTGCGCAGCTCTGCACGTCCCTCCGGTCGAAAACATGCCGTTACGCCTGACGGAATGTTTCGGAAACCGTATAAGCCCTGAACCCGGTGCCTGCTGCTTTACACTCGGCGCTGATGAACGCTGCCCCGTCTTCCCCTTCCTCCAGCCGCGTGGTGCTGCAGGGCCTGGAATTTCACGCGCGCCACGGGGTCTACGACACCGAGGCGGCCCTGGGGGCCCGGTTCGTGGTGGACGCCGAGCTGTATTACCCCTTTGCCGGGCTGGCCGATGACCTGGACGCGGCCGTGAACTACGCCGAGGTTTATGCCGCCATTGCCGCCGAGATCACCGGCACGCGCCGCCTGCTGATTGAGGTGCTGGCCGACCAGATCGCGCGCCGGGTGCTGCGCGAGCAGCCGCGCCTGACCCACGTGACCGTGCGGGTGCACAAACCGTTTGCCCCGCTGCCCGGCGTGTTCCGCGACGTGTTCGCCGAGTTGACCCTCCGCCGGGCCGAGCTATGAGCCAGGCCGGGGCGCCAGTGCAGGGTGGGCCAGCTGCGCCCCTGACCGACGCCTTTATTGCCCTGGGGGCCAACCTGGGGAACCCGGCCGCCACGCTGGCCTGGGCCGCTGGGCACCTGCGCGCGCTGGGCGAGGTGACCGGGGTGTCGCGGCTGTACCGCACGGCCCCGGTGGGGGGCCCCCCCGGGCAGCCC
The DNA window shown above is from Deinococcus multiflagellatus and carries:
- the folB gene encoding dihydroneopterin aldolase, translating into MNAAPSSPSSSRVVLQGLEFHARHGVYDTEAALGARFVVDAELYYPFAGLADDLDAAVNYAEVYAAIAAEITGTRRLLIEVLADQIARRVLREQPRLTHVTVRVHKPFAPLPGVFRDVFAELTLRRAEL